One stretch of Poecilia reticulata strain Guanapo linkage group LG21, Guppy_female_1.0+MT, whole genome shotgun sequence DNA includes these proteins:
- the zbtb2b gene encoding zinc finger and BTB domain-containing protein 2b encodes MELANHGLILLQQLNAQREFGFLCDCTVAIGDVFFKAHKAVLAAFSNYFRMLFIHQDSDCVRLKAADIQPDIFSYLLNLMYTGKLAPQLIDPARLEQGVRFLHAYPLLQEASQSVYSHPDQSINLSTSLYGIQISDQQVALSARVPARRQLSSPFDLEQLNSEGKVSSPAMVSFTNALLSKQAASPPDIEASTSSAKASGEEGAMDVLSADGSSATAILHVKPSIMKRSSSFRKYYSCHLCKSRFTQRSLLREHLLHHTQALQQAAEPSKAPPSPAVIRENSVLAEGPSKGSKAGSSASATAVEIISDSEQTPVSGTNSDSPQAEVSTSTWGVGGLSSQADTPPPSDIADIDNLENADLDREVKRRKYECSTCGRKFIQKSHWREHMYIHTGKPFKCSACGKSFCRANQAARHVCLNQGADTYTMVDRQSMELCAAGEDSNQMEAMFLGSSKPYKCNICATTFSSPAEVIKHLCFSQGGLAGLPGSAGVGMLLQQEDISKDEGSDLSNSGTPPVPIKTEEILVE; translated from the exons ATGGAGTTGGCCAACCATGGTCTTATCCTGCTGCAACAGCTTAACGCTCAGAGGGAATTTGGCTTCCTGTGCGACTGCACTGTGGCTATTGGAGACGTCTTCTTCAAAGCCCACAAAGCGGTCCTCGCTGCCTTCTCCAACTACTTCAGAATGCTCTTTATTCACCAGGACAG TGACTGCGTGCGTCTGAAGGCCGCTGACATCCAGCCAGATATCTTCAGCTATCTCCTCAACCTGATGTACACAGGCAAGCTCGCCCCCCAGCTGATAGACCCGGCGCGTCTCGAGCAGGGAGTCAGATTCCTCCACGCGTATCCGCTCCTGCAGGAGGCCAGCCAGTCGGTGTATTCCCACCCCGATCAGAGCATCAACCTCTCCACCTCGCTCTACGGCATCCAGATATCcgaccagcaggtggcgctgtcAGCCAGAGTACCAGCTCGTCGACAGCTCTCCTCACCCTTTGACTTGGAGCAGCTGAACTCGGAGGGGAAAGTGTCCTCACCCGCCATGGTGTCGTTCACAAACGCCCTATTGTCCAAGCAAGCTGCGTCGCCCCCTGATATCGAGGCCTCAACCAGCAGCGCCAAGGCATCCGGTGAGGAGGGGGCAATGGACGTACTGAGCGCAGATGGTTCCTCCGCCACTGCGATCCTCCATGTAAAGCCGAGCATAATGAAGAGAAGTTCCTCCTTCAGGAAGTATTACTCGTGCCACCTCTGCAAGAGCAGATTCACCCAGAGAAGTCTGCTGAGAGAACATCTCCTGCATCACACACAGGCTCTCCAGCAGGCGGCGGAGCCCAGCAAGGCGCCGCCGTCGCCTGCTGTGATCAGAGAGAACAGCGTGTTGGCAGAGGGGCCTTCTAAAGGAAGCAAAGCCGGCTCGAGCGCCTCGGCCACAGCTGTGGAGATCATCAGCGACAGCGAACAAACTCCCGTCTCAGGCACCAACTCTGACTCTCCCCAAGCAGAGGTGTCCACCTCCACGTGGGGGGTGGGAGGGCTGAGCTCTCAGGCAGACACCCCGCCTCCGTCGGACATCGCGGACATCGACAACCTGGAGAACGCCGACCTGGACCGTGAAGTGAAGCGCAGGAAGTACGAGTGCTCCACGTGCGGACGCAAGTTCATTCAGAAGAGCCACTGGCGCGAGCACATGTACATCCACACGGGGAAGCCCTTCAAATGCAGCGCGTGCGGGAAGAGCTTTTGCCGTGCCAACCAAGCCGCCCGCCACGTCTGCCTGAACCAGGGCGCCGACACCTACACCATGGTGGACCGGCAGAGCATGGAGCTCTGCGCTGCAGGGGAAGACAGCAACCAGATGGAGGCCATGTTCTTGGGCTCCTCAAAGCCTtacaaatgcaacatttgtgCGACGACCTTCTCCAGCCCCGCCGAGGTGATCAAACACCTGTGCTTCTCCCAAGGGGGATTAGCAGGACTGCCGGGAAGCGCAGGTGTAGGCATGCTGCTGCAGCAAGAAGATATCTCCAAAGATGAAGGCTCTGATTTGTCCAACTCTGGAACCCCACCAGTACCGATAAAGACTGAGGAGATCCTCGTAGAATAG